In Amycolatopsis sp. FBCC-B4732, the genomic stretch CTCGTCCGCGGCGAAGGCGCGAAGGTGTGGGACGCCGACGGCAAGGAGTACGTCGACCTGCTCGGCGGCATCGCCGTCAACGCGCTCGGGCACGCCCACCCGGCGGTCGTCGAAGCCGTCACCGCGCAGATCAAGCAGCTCGGCCACACCTCGAACCTGTACGTCAACCCGGTCGCCGTCGAACTCGCCGAAGCGCTGCTCGACGTCGCCGGCCTCGCGGGCAACGGCCGGGTGCTGTTCGTGAACTCCGGCGCCGAGGCCAACGAAGCCGCGTTGAAGATCAGCCGGCTGACCGGGCGCACCAAGGTGATCGCCGCCGAAGGTGCGTTCCACGGCCGGACCATGGGCGCGCTGACGCTCACCGGCCAGCCCGGCAAGCGCGACCCGTTCAAGCCGCTGGTGCCCGGGGTGGAGCACGTCCCGTACGGCGACGTCGCGGCGCTCAAAGCGGCGGTGGACACCGACACCGCGGCCGTCTTCCTGGAACCGGTGCTGGGCGAGGCCGGCGTCTTCCCGGCGCCGGACGGCTACCTGCAGGCCGCCCGCGAGATCACCAAGGCCACCGGCACGCTGCTGGTGCTCGACGAGGTGCAGACCGGCGTCGGCCGGCTCGGCAGCTGGTTCGGCTACCAGCAGGCCGGCGTTGTCCCGGACGTGATCACCCTGGCCAAGGGCCTCGGCGGCGGGCTGCCGCTGGGCGCGGTCATCGGCGTCGGCGCGGCGGCCGACCTGCTCAAGCCGGGCCACCACGGCACCACCTTCGGCGGCAACCCGGTGTGCTGCGCGGCCGGCCTGGCCGTGCTGAAGACCATCGCCTCCGACGGCCTCCTCGACCACGTCTCCGCGCTGGGCAAGGACATCGCGGCGGGCGTCGAGGCGCTGGGCCACCCGCTGGTCGCCGGGGTGCGCGGAGCCGGCCTGCTGCTCGGCATCGCGCTGAAGCAGCCCGTTTCGGCGGGGGTCGCGAAGGCCCTCCAGGACGCCGGCTACCTCGTCAACCCGATCGCCCCGGAGACCGTCCGGCTCGCGCCGCCGCTCGTGCTCGACGGCGAGCAGGTCGAACGGTTCCTCGCCGCACTCCCGAACGCGCTCGACTCCACCACGAAGGACTCCGACTGATGCTCCGCCACTTCCTCCGCGACGACGACGTCAGTCCGGCCGAACAGAAGGCCATCCTGGACATCGCCGACGCGCTGAAGGCCGACCCGCTCGGCACCAAGACGCTCGCCGGCAAGTCGATCACGGCGATCTTCGAGAAGAACTCGACGCGCACCCGGTTCTCGTTCGAGGTCGGCATCAGCCAGCTGGGCGGGCACCCGGTGATCGTCGACGGCCGGTCGATGCAGCTCGGCCGCGAGGAGACCATCGAAGACACTTCGCGGGTGCTGTCCCGCTACGTCGACGGGATCGTGTGGCGGACCTTCGCGCAGAAGCGCATCGAGGCGATGGCCTCGGCGGCGTCGATCCCGGTGGTCAACGCGCTCACCGACGAGTTCCACCCGTGCCAGGCGCTCACCGACCTGATGACGATCCGGGAGCGCAAGGGCGAGCTCGCCGGGCTGACGCTCGTCTACCTCGGCGACGGCGCCAACAACATGGCGCACTCGCTGCTGCTCGCCGGGGTCACCGCCGGCATGCACGTCCGCGTGGTCTCGCCGCTCGGCTTCCAGCCCGACCAGCAGGTCATGCTCGACGCCAAGAAGCGCGGCGAGGAGACCGGCGGGACGGCCTCTGTCTTCACCGACCCGTACGAGGCGGTCGCGGGCGCGGACGTGCTCGTCACCGACACGTGGACGTCGATGGGGCAGGAGAACGACGGTCTCGACCGGGTGGGCCCGTTCCGCGCGCTCCAGGTCAACGCCGAGCTGCTGAAGAAGGCGGCGGACGACGCGATCGTGCTGCACTGCCTGCCGGCGCACCGCGGCTGGGAGATCACCGACGAGGTGCTCGACGGCCCGGCCAGCGCGGTGTGGGACGAGGCGGAGAACCGGCTCCACGCGCAGAAGGCGTTGCTGGTCTGGCTCTTCGAGGAGAGCCGGCGATGACCAGCAGCCGGGTGGGGCGGCAGGCGCGGATCACCGAGCTGGTGTCCACCATGACGATCCGCAGCCAGACCGAGCTGGCCAAGCTGCTGGCCGCCGAGGGCATCGAGGTCACCCAGGCCACGCTGTCGCGCGACCTCGACGAGCTCGGCGCGGTCAAGCTGCGCGGTCCGGACTCGGGAGCGCCGGTCTACGTGATCCCCGAGGACGGCAGCCCCGTTCGCGGAGTCCAGGGCGGGACGTCGCGGCTCTCCCGGCTGCTGGCCGAGCTCATGGTCTCGGCGGACTCGTCCGGCAACCTGATGGTGCTGCGGACGCCGCCGGGCGCGGCGCAGTTCCTCGCCAGCGCGATCGACCGGGCGGCCCTGGAGGAGGTCGTCGGCTCGATCGCGGGGGACGACACCGTCGCCGTGATCGCCCGGGAACCGTTGACGGGCAAGGAACTGGCGGAGCGCTTCGCGGCGCTCGCCCAGCGCTCGGCGCACGAGCAAGGAGACGACGGACCACCATGATCCCGATCGGCGACATCTTCCCGGCCGAGGGCGAGTTCCTCGCGCCGGACGAGGTCGTGATCACCTTCGACCGCGGAGTCCCGGTGGCGGTCGACGGCGAGACCGTCTCGGTCGCCGAAGCGCGCCGGATGCTGAGCGCGCGCGGCGAAGCGCAGCGGATCGGTCGCGGCGAGGCGTGCGCCGCGCTCGACCGGCGGGCCGGCCGCGGATGCGCCAGGCTGGCCGACGCCGTGTCGGGCGAAGTCCGCCTGGTCCTGCACGACGGCCGGATCACGGTCGCCTGAACACCCGAACGAACGACGAGGAGAAGCGAGAACAGTGAGCGGGAACGAGCAGCCGGTGCAGCTCTGGGGCGGCCGGTTCGCCAGCGGTCCGGCGGAGGCCATGGCCGCGCTGAGCGCGTCGACGCACTTCGACTGGCGCCTGGCGCCCTACGACATCGCCGGTTCCCGCGCGCACGCCCGCGTGCTGCGCAAGGCGGGCCTGCTCACCGACGACGAGCTGACGGGCATGCTGACCGCGCTGGACGCGCTCGCCCAGGACGTCGCGTCGGGGGAGTTCACGCCGACGATCGCGGACGAGGACGTGCACACCGCGCTCGAACGCGGCCTGCTCGAGCGGGCGGGCACCGACCTCGGCGGCAAGCTGCGGGCCGGCCGGTCGCGCAACGACCAGGTGGCCACGCTGTTCCGGATGTGGCTGCGCGACGCCGCCCGCCGGGTCGTCGCCGGCACCCTGGAGGTCGTCGACGCGCTGGTCTCGCAGGCCAAGCGCCACCCGGACGCGATCCTGCCCGGCCGCACGCACCTGCAGCACGCCCAGCCGGTGCTGCTCGCGCACCACCTGATGGCCCACGGCCAGGCGCTGCTCCGCGACGTCTCGCGGCTGCAGGACTGGGACGCCCGCACGGCCGAGTCGCCGTACGGCTCGGGTGCGCTCGCCGGCTCGTCGCTGGGGCTCGACCCCGAGGCCGTCGCCGAGGAGCTGGGCTTCGCGACCAGCGTCGAGAACTCGATCGACGGCACGGCCTCGCGGGACTTCGTCGCCGAATTCGCCTTCGCCGTCGCCATGCTCTCGGTGAACCTGTCCCGGATCGCCGAAGAGGTGATCATCTGGAACACGGCCGAGTTCGGCTACGTGACACTGGACGACGCCTGGGCCACCGGCAGCTCGATCATGCCGCAGAAGAAGAACCCGGACGTCGCCGAGCTGACCCGCGGCAAGGCGGGCCGGCTGATCGGCAACCTCACCGGCCTGCTGGCCACGCTGAAGGCGCAGCCGCTGGCCTACAACCGCGACCTGCAGGAGGACAAGGAGCCGGTGTTCGACTCGGTCGAGCAGCTCGAGCTCCTGTTCCCGGCGATCGCGGGCATGCTCGCCACGCTGACCTTCCACACCGACCGGCTCGCCGAGCTCGCCCCGGCCGGGTTCACGCTGGCCACCGACATCGCCGAGTGGCTGGTGCGCCAGGGCGTGTCGTTCCGCGTCGCGCACGAAGCGGCGGGCGAAAGCGTTCGCGTCGCCGAAACCCGCGGCGTCGGCTTGGACGAGCTGACCGACGAGGAGTTCGAGAAGATCAACCCGGCGCTCACCCCCGAGGTGCGCGCGGTCCTCACCGTCGAAGGCTCGGTGAAGTCCCGCAACGCCCGGGGCGGGACGGCGCCGGAACGCGTGGCCGAGCAGCGCGACCGGCTGGAAGAGCGCGTCACCGCGGCCCGTCAGTGGCTCAACTAGCCCGCTGGCTACGCTCGGCCGGGTCACCAGGACGAGGGGAGCGGCGTTGAACGACCGGCTGTTCACGCGCGAAGAGCTGGCACTCGATCCCGTCGACCTGGCCCGGCTGCTGCTCGGCTCGGTCCTGGAGGCCGACGGTCCCGACGGCACCGTCGGCGTCCGGCTGGTCGAGGTGGAGGCCTACCGCGGCGAGGACGACCCGGCGTCGCACTGCTACCGCGGTCAGACCCCGCGCAACGCCGTGATGTGGGGGCCCGCGGGTCACCTGTACGTGTACTTCGTCTACGGGATGCACTTCTGCGCGAACATCGTCGGCTCCCACGACGGCGTGGCGGGCGCGGTGCTGCTGCGGGCGGGCGAGGTCGTCACCGGCCTCGACGTCGTCCGCAAGCGGCGCCCGGCCGCGCGGGGGACCGGCGAACTGGCCAAGGGGCCGGCCATCCTGACGTCGGTGCTCCGCGTCGACCGAGAGCAGAACGGCGTCGACCTGACCGATCCGGCGTCACCCGTCCGGATCTACCAGGGCGAACGCGTGCCGGACGAGCTGATCCGCACCGGCCCCCGCGTCGGCGTCGCGATGGCGATGGAGACGCCGTGGCGGTTCTGGGTCGACGGGTCACCGGCCGTGTCCACCTACCGGCGCGGCGGGAAGCGGCGGGTCCGACCCGCCAGTTAGTCGGTTGACCTGGTGCGGGAGGATCTACAGGC encodes the following:
- a CDS encoding arginine repressor, coding for MTSSRVGRQARITELVSTMTIRSQTELAKLLAAEGIEVTQATLSRDLDELGAVKLRGPDSGAPVYVIPEDGSPVRGVQGGTSRLSRLLAELMVSADSSGNLMVLRTPPGAAQFLASAIDRAALEEVVGSIAGDDTVAVIAREPLTGKELAERFAALAQRSAHEQGDDGPP
- a CDS encoding argininosuccinate synthase yields the protein MIPIGDIFPAEGEFLAPDEVVITFDRGVPVAVDGETVSVAEARRMLSARGEAQRIGRGEACAALDRRAGRGCARLADAVSGEVRLVLHDGRITVA
- a CDS encoding DNA-3-methyladenine glycosylase; protein product: MNDRLFTREELALDPVDLARLLLGSVLEADGPDGTVGVRLVEVEAYRGEDDPASHCYRGQTPRNAVMWGPAGHLYVYFVYGMHFCANIVGSHDGVAGAVLLRAGEVVTGLDVVRKRRPAARGTGELAKGPAILTSVLRVDREQNGVDLTDPASPVRIYQGERVPDELIRTGPRVGVAMAMETPWRFWVDGSPAVSTYRRGGKRRVRPAS
- the argH gene encoding argininosuccinate lyase, with translation MSGNEQPVQLWGGRFASGPAEAMAALSASTHFDWRLAPYDIAGSRAHARVLRKAGLLTDDELTGMLTALDALAQDVASGEFTPTIADEDVHTALERGLLERAGTDLGGKLRAGRSRNDQVATLFRMWLRDAARRVVAGTLEVVDALVSQAKRHPDAILPGRTHLQHAQPVLLAHHLMAHGQALLRDVSRLQDWDARTAESPYGSGALAGSSLGLDPEAVAEELGFATSVENSIDGTASRDFVAEFAFAVAMLSVNLSRIAEEVIIWNTAEFGYVTLDDAWATGSSIMPQKKNPDVAELTRGKAGRLIGNLTGLLATLKAQPLAYNRDLQEDKEPVFDSVEQLELLFPAIAGMLATLTFHTDRLAELAPAGFTLATDIAEWLVRQGVSFRVAHEAAGESVRVAETRGVGLDELTDEEFEKINPALTPEVRAVLTVEGSVKSRNARGGTAPERVAEQRDRLEERVTAARQWLN
- a CDS encoding acetylornithine transaminase, with translation MTDIESNADGRQHWQSALMDNYGTPALTLVRGEGAKVWDADGKEYVDLLGGIAVNALGHAHPAVVEAVTAQIKQLGHTSNLYVNPVAVELAEALLDVAGLAGNGRVLFVNSGAEANEAALKISRLTGRTKVIAAEGAFHGRTMGALTLTGQPGKRDPFKPLVPGVEHVPYGDVAALKAAVDTDTAAVFLEPVLGEAGVFPAPDGYLQAAREITKATGTLLVLDEVQTGVGRLGSWFGYQQAGVVPDVITLAKGLGGGLPLGAVIGVGAAADLLKPGHHGTTFGGNPVCCAAGLAVLKTIASDGLLDHVSALGKDIAAGVEALGHPLVAGVRGAGLLLGIALKQPVSAGVAKALQDAGYLVNPIAPETVRLAPPLVLDGEQVERFLAALPNALDSTTKDSD
- the argF gene encoding ornithine carbamoyltransferase; translation: MLRHFLRDDDVSPAEQKAILDIADALKADPLGTKTLAGKSITAIFEKNSTRTRFSFEVGISQLGGHPVIVDGRSMQLGREETIEDTSRVLSRYVDGIVWRTFAQKRIEAMASAASIPVVNALTDEFHPCQALTDLMTIRERKGELAGLTLVYLGDGANNMAHSLLLAGVTAGMHVRVVSPLGFQPDQQVMLDAKKRGEETGGTASVFTDPYEAVAGADVLVTDTWTSMGQENDGLDRVGPFRALQVNAELLKKAADDAIVLHCLPAHRGWEITDEVLDGPASAVWDEAENRLHAQKALLVWLFEESRR